Proteins co-encoded in one Sediminispirochaeta bajacaliforniensis DSM 16054 genomic window:
- a CDS encoding DUF4125 family protein — protein sequence MDQARKRIIAEILDREVDMFLRVPARQEPSCRAHLDDMQLHRRGQFSVWSLSCCESYLQDLRQAEEEGRNLMTIKYARMEGLIPPVSQSKRIPEIVSRFVGWQREMLSRYPNIMRGSRDIDDFANYLRCELETYSDATLELLWKDVDSSSREKQNMSKAIYEFLALQSGYTNIDEMEKRLGKS from the coding sequence ATGGATCAAGCCCGAAAACGTATTATTGCAGAAATTCTTGATCGGGAAGTTGACATGTTTTTACGAGTTCCCGCACGGCAAGAGCCTTCTTGCAGGGCCCATCTTGATGACATGCAGTTGCATAGGCGGGGACAATTTTCTGTCTGGTCGCTTTCCTGTTGTGAGAGCTATCTTCAGGACCTTCGGCAGGCGGAGGAGGAGGGAAGAAATCTTATGACGATAAAGTATGCTAGAATGGAAGGCCTCATCCCTCCGGTAAGCCAGAGCAAGCGGATCCCCGAGATTGTTTCCAGATTTGTAGGTTGGCAACGCGAGATGCTCTCCCGTTATCCGAATATCATGCGAGGCAGCCGCGATATCGATGATTTTGCAAATTACCTTAGATGCGAATTGGAGACCTATTCCGATGCCACTCTTGAACTACTTTGGAAGGATGTCGACTCTTCTTCACGGGAAAAGCAAAATATGTCAAAGGCGATCTATGAATTCCTGGCCCTCCAGTCGGGCTACACAAATATCGACGAGATGGAAAAACGGCTTGGAAAATCGTAG
- a CDS encoding class II aldolase/adducin family protein codes for MKGKVKQELKELIVSTGVEMIKTGITVGTWGNISYRDPETDYMYISPSGMDYMKVKTDHVVVMDLDLNIIEGEAEPSIEKHMHVAVYKARPDAHAVIHTHPTFSTVFGVAGLPLPAVSEDFVQIVGEEIAIASPYALPGTPELGEVAVKGLGKNGAVLLPGHGALIAAANMPMALKISTVLEKNAQIYLYAKLLGNGIRLFSREEIDAMQNFAKNHYGKKNQELV; via the coding sequence ATGAAGGGTAAAGTAAAGCAGGAGTTAAAAGAGCTTATCGTTTCGACCGGTGTTGAAATGATTAAGACGGGTATTACCGTAGGAACATGGGGGAACATCAGCTATCGGGACCCCGAGACCGATTATATGTACATCAGCCCCAGCGGTATGGATTATATGAAGGTGAAAACAGACCATGTCGTTGTCATGGATCTTGATCTGAATATTATTGAGGGTGAGGCAGAGCCGTCCATTGAAAAGCATATGCACGTTGCGGTGTACAAGGCTCGTCCGGATGCCCATGCTGTTATTCATACCCATCCGACGTTTTCCACTGTTTTTGGTGTTGCGGGTTTACCCCTGCCTGCGGTAAGCGAAGATTTTGTTCAGATTGTGGGCGAAGAGATTGCTATTGCTTCTCCCTATGCCCTGCCCGGTACTCCGGAGCTGGGAGAGGTTGCCGTGAAAGGTCTTGGGAAAAATGGTGCCGTTCTGCTTCCCGGTCATGGTGCTCTCATTGCCGCTGCGAATATGCCTATGGCACTTAAGATCAGTACAGTTCTTGAGAAAAATGCACAGATATATCTCTATGCGAAGTTGTTGGGTAATGGCATCCGCCTCTTCTCCAGAGAAGAGATTGACGCAATGCAGAATTTTGCAAAAAATCATTACGGCAAAAAAAATCAAGAACTTGTATAA
- a CDS encoding DeoR/GlpR family DNA-binding transcription regulator, with protein sequence MGNKEKRLDALKKMIQLERSMKISEISDRLHVSPMTTRRDIEILAQDGTVKVLHGVVVSNSGGMAGGLSDYMLAVAETRNIEEKKAIARHALNFVEEDDIIFIDAGSTTETFASMLPPDIRLTVVCYSINIFLAVASHKNIEVLLTGGHYSRKTTILELSQTSPVLQHNRTRKAFISASGYHQRLGVTCAHQSECITKKAAMNNTAEAFLLMDSSKFDVVHSCHFADIEQFSRIFTNESIPNEYHRLLKEKGITVDYVK encoded by the coding sequence ATGGGCAACAAAGAAAAACGTCTGGACGCGTTAAAAAAAATGATACAACTCGAACGTTCCATGAAGATATCGGAAATTTCCGATCGCTTGCATGTTTCTCCCATGACAACGCGCCGCGATATCGAAATTCTCGCCCAGGACGGAACCGTAAAGGTACTTCACGGCGTCGTCGTTTCCAATTCCGGCGGTATGGCGGGAGGACTGTCGGATTATATGCTTGCCGTTGCCGAAACTCGCAACATCGAAGAAAAAAAGGCAATTGCACGCCATGCTCTTAACTTTGTCGAAGAAGACGATATCATATTCATCGACGCCGGCTCTACTACCGAAACATTTGCCTCAATGTTGCCGCCTGATATTCGATTAACCGTCGTTTGTTATTCCATCAATATCTTCCTTGCCGTTGCCAGCCACAAAAATATCGAGGTGCTTCTAACGGGAGGGCATTATAGCCGAAAAACCACTATTCTGGAGCTGAGCCAGACCTCACCGGTACTGCAACACAACAGAACCCGAAAAGCATTCATATCTGCAAGCGGCTATCACCAGAGACTGGGTGTTACCTGTGCCCACCAAAGCGAGTGCATAACAAAAAAGGCCGCAATGAACAATACAGCCGAAGCCTTTCTCCTTATGGATTCCTCCAAATTCGATGTCGTGCATTCCTGCCATTTTGCCGATATTGAACAATTTTCCAGAATCTTTACCAATGAATCAATCCCAAATGAATATCATCGCCTCCTGAAAGAAAAAGGAATAACAGTAGACTACGTAAAGTAG
- a CDS encoding DOMON domain-containing protein yields the protein MKRVLFILFLAFLILTPLAAATESTREIAGVTVTWKAEGEYVLITMSAKTTGWIAVGIEPENKMKGADMYIGYVDDKGAVVLEDHYGHRTFGHKSDVALGGSSDVEIIQGTERGGETSITFRIPKNSRDAYDKLLEEGKEYTVITAWGEKDNLTARHKGRGSGRLLL from the coding sequence ATGAAAAGAGTATTGTTTATTTTGTTCCTGGCTTTTCTGATACTTACCCCCTTAGCTGCAGCAACCGAAAGCACGAGAGAAATTGCCGGAGTAACCGTGACCTGGAAAGCGGAAGGCGAGTATGTCCTTATAACCATGTCCGCAAAGACCACCGGCTGGATAGCCGTCGGCATAGAACCGGAGAACAAGATGAAGGGAGCCGATATGTACATTGGTTATGTGGATGACAAGGGTGCAGTTGTTTTGGAGGATCACTATGGGCACAGAACCTTTGGCCACAAGAGTGATGTGGCACTAGGCGGTTCCTCCGATGTAGAGATTATTCAGGGAACCGAAAGAGGAGGAGAAACCTCTATTACCTTCCGAATTCCCAAAAACAGCAGGGATGCATACGATAAGCTCCTCGAAGAAGGAAAAGAATACACAGTGATTACTGCATGGGGAGAGAAAGACAATCTAACTGCACGCCACAAAGGCAGGGGATCGGGAAGGTTACTGCTATGA
- a CDS encoding glycyl-radical enzyme activating protein encodes MAENLTIFELERYALEDGPGIRTVVFFKGCNLHCLWCQNPESQQRRPQVLYYRKQCVGCGKCVEACPAGAIDTASDLGFVTIHDRCTLCASCVDACFYNARRIAGEVRSSEDIMREIMKDQSFYENSGGGVTFSGGEPLLQIEGLVDLASRCRSEEIHTALETAGSVPWDRFERILPYMNLIYFDVKHIDPLVHERVVGAPNGVILNNLLRLSREFEPVIVRIPVIPGINDSPEVIGDICSFLSTRTRVRKVELLPFHRLGSGKYAALGREDSMEGVPSLDKAACLPLAGLGKRFGLDITVGAGH; translated from the coding sequence GTGGCCGAGAATCTGACGATATTCGAACTTGAGCGTTATGCCCTGGAGGATGGTCCCGGCATCAGGACGGTCGTCTTTTTTAAGGGATGCAATCTGCATTGCCTCTGGTGTCAGAACCCTGAGTCTCAGCAACGTCGGCCTCAGGTTCTTTACTACCGAAAACAGTGTGTCGGTTGTGGAAAGTGTGTTGAGGCCTGCCCTGCCGGGGCAATAGATACTGCTTCTGACCTTGGTTTTGTGACGATTCACGACCGCTGCACGCTTTGTGCCAGCTGTGTGGATGCCTGCTTTTATAATGCAAGGCGAATTGCCGGCGAAGTTCGAAGCTCCGAGGATATTATGCGGGAGATCATGAAAGACCAAAGCTTTTATGAGAATTCCGGTGGTGGAGTCACCTTTTCCGGTGGAGAGCCCTTATTGCAAATCGAAGGTCTTGTCGATCTTGCCTCCCGTTGCCGCTCCGAGGAAATCCATACGGCGTTGGAAACGGCTGGTAGCGTCCCTTGGGACCGCTTCGAGCGTATTCTTCCCTATATGAATCTGATCTATTTTGATGTGAAGCATATCGATCCTCTGGTTCATGAACGTGTTGTCGGTGCGCCGAACGGTGTTATTCTGAATAATCTGCTCCGGCTGAGTCGTGAATTTGAGCCTGTCATTGTCCGAATCCCTGTCATTCCGGGGATAAATGATTCGCCTGAGGTAATAGGAGATATCTGCTCCTTTCTTTCCACCCGAACGAGGGTGCGGAAGGTGGAACTTCTGCCTTTTCACCGATTGGGATCGGGAAAATATGCGGCCCTCGGCCGTGAGGATTCCATGGAGGGCGTTCCGAGTTTGGATAAGGCTGCCTGCCTTCCTCTTGCCGGACTTGGTAAGAGGTTTGGTCTTGATATCACCGTAGGTGCGGGGCATTGA
- a CDS encoding LacI family DNA-binding transcriptional regulator codes for MMSRYTITEFAKICGTSPATVSRVLNNPELVAAPLRKHVEEKMKELGYKPNPFASKLSSKSSWGLALFVFDILNPFFALIVRKISHLAMERGIPLTICDTENNADKERIYLDYLLDNKIAGVIFAEGISLPTIERAQHYTETVLIDRHSQEGFVSEVSSDNYAGGRQATEYLLQLNHQRIAFISGPENWPSVEDRFHGYRDALDAYGVPFHPELVYQGDLRYESGISAIEYFLTLPEWPTAIFSANDQMAYGAMSKARHLNISIPEDISLVGFDDIPFHNFFQANLTTVKQDIPALCENAFAILIGKVNNGSQGGVEKRVVVPTTLKIGDTCRKLVGSVKRPAIR; via the coding sequence ATGATGAGCAGGTATACTATTACTGAATTTGCGAAAATCTGCGGTACCTCGCCGGCAACCGTTTCTCGTGTGCTGAATAACCCTGAATTGGTTGCGGCTCCTTTACGTAAGCATGTCGAGGAAAAAATGAAGGAATTGGGCTATAAACCCAATCCCTTTGCCTCAAAACTCAGTTCAAAATCAAGCTGGGGGCTTGCCCTTTTTGTCTTCGATATTTTAAATCCGTTTTTTGCCTTAATTGTCAGAAAGATTAGTCATCTTGCCATGGAGCGGGGGATCCCTCTTACGATTTGTGATACCGAGAATAATGCGGACAAGGAACGAATTTATCTTGACTACCTATTGGACAATAAAATTGCAGGTGTGATTTTTGCCGAAGGTATATCCCTTCCAACCATTGAGCGGGCTCAGCACTATACCGAGACGGTCCTGATTGATCGTCATTCTCAGGAAGGCTTTGTCTCCGAGGTTAGTAGCGACAACTATGCCGGAGGACGACAGGCCACGGAATATCTTTTGCAGTTGAATCATCAACGGATCGCTTTTATCAGTGGACCGGAAAACTGGCCTTCGGTGGAAGATCGCTTTCACGGATATCGCGATGCACTCGATGCATATGGAGTTCCCTTTCATCCGGAATTGGTCTATCAGGGGGATTTGCGATATGAATCGGGAATTTCCGCCATTGAGTATTTCCTGACGCTGCCCGAATGGCCCACCGCTATTTTCAGTGCGAATGATCAAATGGCCTACGGAGCCATGAGCAAGGCCCGGCACTTAAATATCTCCATTCCCGAAGATATTTCCCTTGTCGGCTTTGACGACATTCCCTTTCACAATTTTTTTCAGGCCAACTTAACAACGGTGAAACAAGATATTCCCGCATTATGCGAAAATGCTTTCGCTATTCTTATCGGCAAGGTAAATAATGGTTCCCAAGGCGGGGTTGAAAAACGGGTTGTTGTACCGACGACCTTAAAAATAGGCGATACCTGTAGAAAGCTGGTCGGGTCCGTCAAAAGGCCGGCAATTCGATAA
- a CDS encoding ABC transporter permease — MKRKELRVLTIIMVLSFVFMTVLNPRDFLRAGNFQGMAFQLPELGVLSLAMMIVMLTGGINLSIIATADLAGIVAAMILTIPKFGGVQAPGWLVMVALLGAIAAALLVGLLNGVLIAYIGVAPILTTLGTMTLVNGITIVLTKGYVISGFPPAVRFIGNGMLLGIPFPLLLFGMLAVIMAIFLNRTPTGFNIYMYGSNDVATHFYGGNNAGIILRTYLVSGLLSGFAALIMISRFNSAKAGYGASYLLVTILAAVLGGVSSEGGFGRVSGLILSLVTLQIISSGLNLLRVSSFMTIAIWGFVMILVMVVNYYSDKRRERLLRTQG; from the coding sequence ATGAAACGGAAAGAATTGAGGGTTTTGACCATCATCATGGTTCTCTCTTTTGTGTTTATGACGGTGCTCAATCCTCGAGATTTTCTGCGAGCCGGAAACTTTCAAGGTATGGCTTTTCAGCTTCCTGAGTTGGGGGTTCTGTCGCTTGCCATGATGATTGTTATGCTTACGGGTGGTATAAATCTTTCCATTATCGCCACTGCCGATCTCGCCGGTATTGTTGCCGCGATGATTCTTACGATTCCGAAGTTTGGCGGAGTTCAGGCTCCCGGATGGCTGGTTATGGTTGCTCTGCTAGGGGCAATTGCAGCCGCATTACTTGTCGGGTTGTTAAACGGAGTATTAATTGCGTATATCGGTGTTGCTCCCATTCTTACCACTTTGGGTACGATGACCCTCGTAAACGGCATAACTATCGTTTTAACAAAGGGGTATGTCATCTCCGGTTTTCCGCCAGCGGTTCGCTTTATCGGAAACGGGATGCTTTTGGGAATTCCGTTTCCACTTCTCCTTTTTGGAATGCTCGCAGTCATTATGGCTATTTTCTTGAATCGTACACCAACCGGATTTAATATTTACATGTATGGTTCGAATGATGTCGCTACTCACTTTTATGGTGGGAACAATGCCGGTATCATCTTGCGGACTTATCTTGTTTCCGGGCTGCTTTCCGGGTTCGCGGCGCTTATTATGATAAGCCGTTTTAATTCTGCCAAGGCGGGTTACGGTGCTTCTTATTTGCTTGTAACCATTCTTGCCGCTGTCCTTGGCGGGGTTAGTAGCGAGGGAGGTTTTGGACGGGTTTCCGGGCTTATCCTCTCGCTTGTTACATTACAGATTATATCCAGCGGCCTCAACCTGCTAAGGGTGAGTTCGTTTATGACCATTGCGATCTGGGGTTTCGTAATGATTTTGGTAATGGTCGTAAATTACTACAGTGATAAACGCAGGGAACGCCTGCTGCGGACTCAAGGATGA
- a CDS encoding glycyl radical protein — MNKRIAALRERLFEKIPEICPERAVLFTESMKQSEGQPIVKRRAQALYEVLDKMTIFVRDGELIVGNQASTTRGAPAFPEYSVDWIIKEFNGDPYHFAERPCDKFTYSERTKEQLLATIDYWKGKTLFENVWSQLPEEARVAWEINAIDDTWCAAAGLGNVLPDHQMVLEQGLEGIIERAEKGLADLDLTEPGTISQYWFLQAVVTANKAVINFAGRFANLLLDLAEKEPDPVRKKELLTMSENCRQVPAKPAQSFWQAIQAVWFIQLILQIETNGHAISLGRFDQYLWPYFQRDIERGVLTREKALELVESFFIKANEINKLRSWADSEYFPGYHLAENLAIGGQTADGKDAVNQLTYTILDATADLKLTKPSVSLKWFEGTSDEFMDKALSVVEAHKGGQPALYNDLAVMRILDNMGVKKEDQYGWAPVGCIEATVPGKWDFAAKGSWLNVGKIFEMTLNNGKDPATGITLMKGEGDLTAFSDTHAIMEACKKQLFYYMRLQVIVEHISDEMHILHDQNAFRSSLVHDCIERGKSLIEGGAVYTADGGPAAGHISVGDSLAAIEYAVFEKGILSLSQLQHALSTNFEDQTTSPSGEEIRQLMINKAPKFGNDDDDADKWTVEINEFLGSTYQKAFKSSRYGKGPIPATFALSQSSVTGNVAFGKSVGALPCGRKAGEPVNNGVSPANGSERNGPTAVINSEAKLPSIWFQKGSIFNMRLTPQTLSTAEGRKRTLALVKTHFKNYQYHIQFNVLDDATLEEAQKKPEEYRDLMVRISGYSAFFTPLNKELQNDVIARMKFNMADK; from the coding sequence TTGAATAAGCGAATAGCAGCTTTACGGGAAAGGCTTTTTGAGAAGATCCCGGAAATTTGTCCGGAAAGAGCCGTTCTCTTTACCGAATCGATGAAACAATCGGAAGGTCAACCCATTGTAAAACGAAGAGCCCAGGCCCTGTATGAGGTTCTGGATAAGATGACGATCTTTGTCAGAGATGGCGAACTGATTGTAGGAAATCAGGCCAGCACCACGAGAGGGGCTCCGGCTTTTCCCGAATATTCGGTCGACTGGATCATAAAGGAGTTTAACGGCGATCCCTACCATTTTGCCGAACGCCCCTGTGATAAGTTTACCTATTCGGAGAGGACCAAGGAACAACTCCTTGCCACCATTGATTACTGGAAAGGAAAAACCCTTTTCGAAAACGTCTGGAGTCAGCTTCCCGAAGAGGCACGTGTAGCCTGGGAGATCAACGCCATCGACGATACATGGTGTGCGGCAGCAGGTTTGGGGAACGTACTTCCCGATCATCAGATGGTTTTGGAACAAGGATTGGAAGGGATCATCGAGCGGGCAGAGAAAGGGCTTGCAGACCTCGATCTCACCGAACCGGGAACCATTTCGCAGTACTGGTTCCTTCAGGCCGTCGTAACGGCAAATAAGGCAGTGATCAATTTTGCCGGTCGTTTCGCCAATTTACTTCTCGATCTTGCGGAAAAAGAGCCTGATCCAGTCCGCAAAAAAGAGTTACTCACCATGTCGGAAAATTGTCGGCAGGTACCGGCAAAGCCGGCACAAAGCTTTTGGCAAGCAATCCAGGCGGTTTGGTTCATTCAGCTTATCCTTCAGATTGAAACCAACGGCCATGCAATCTCCCTGGGACGCTTTGATCAATATCTGTGGCCATATTTTCAGCGAGATATCGAACGTGGCGTACTGACGCGAGAGAAGGCCCTAGAGCTGGTGGAATCATTCTTCATCAAGGCAAATGAAATCAATAAGTTGCGCTCGTGGGCGGATAGCGAATACTTTCCCGGCTACCATCTTGCGGAAAATCTCGCCATCGGCGGGCAAACAGCGGACGGCAAGGATGCGGTAAACCAGCTTACCTACACCATTCTCGACGCAACCGCCGATCTAAAACTTACGAAGCCTTCGGTCTCACTAAAATGGTTCGAAGGGACTTCCGACGAATTCATGGATAAAGCACTCAGTGTCGTCGAAGCCCACAAGGGAGGACAGCCAGCCCTCTACAATGATCTTGCGGTCATGAGGATCCTGGATAACATGGGTGTCAAAAAGGAGGATCAGTATGGTTGGGCTCCGGTAGGCTGCATTGAGGCAACGGTACCGGGAAAATGGGATTTTGCTGCAAAGGGGTCCTGGCTGAACGTCGGGAAAATTTTTGAGATGACACTGAATAACGGAAAAGATCCTGCAACGGGTATCACCCTCATGAAAGGAGAGGGGGATCTTACCGCTTTTTCCGACACTCATGCCATCATGGAGGCATGTAAAAAGCAACTTTTTTACTACATGCGCCTTCAGGTCATTGTCGAGCATATAAGTGATGAAATGCATATTCTACACGACCAGAACGCTTTCCGCTCCTCACTGGTACATGACTGCATCGAACGAGGTAAATCGCTCATAGAGGGGGGGGCAGTGTATACCGCCGACGGCGGTCCCGCTGCCGGCCATATCTCGGTCGGAGATTCCCTTGCCGCAATTGAATATGCCGTCTTTGAAAAAGGAATCCTTTCGCTGTCGCAGTTGCAACACGCCCTATCAACCAATTTCGAAGATCAGACCACCAGCCCAAGCGGGGAGGAAATTCGGCAGCTGATGATAAACAAGGCTCCCAAATTCGGTAACGATGATGATGATGCGGACAAATGGACGGTGGAGATCAACGAGTTTCTGGGATCGACCTACCAAAAGGCCTTCAAAAGCAGCCGCTACGGTAAAGGCCCAATCCCTGCAACCTTTGCACTGAGCCAAAGCTCCGTAACCGGTAACGTAGCCTTCGGGAAATCCGTGGGTGCCCTTCCCTGCGGAAGAAAAGCGGGAGAACCGGTCAACAACGGGGTATCCCCGGCAAACGGATCGGAACGAAACGGCCCTACCGCAGTCATCAACTCCGAGGCAAAACTTCCGAGTATCTGGTTTCAGAAGGGATCGATCTTCAATATGCGACTTACACCGCAAACGCTCTCCACCGCAGAAGGTCGAAAGCGAACCCTGGCGCTGGTAAAAACCCATTTCAAGAATTACCAATACCATATCCAATTCAACGTGCTCGATGATGCAACCCTGGAAGAGGCCCAGAAAAAGCCCGAAGAATATCGAGATCTCATGGTAAGGATTTCCGGCTATAGCGCTTTCTTCACTCCCTTGAATAAAGAGCTCCAGAACGATGTTATTGCCAGAATGAAGTTCAACATGGCCGACAAATAA
- a CDS encoding DUF4037 domain-containing protein — translation MKGLALSKLFYHDRVLPSFREHFPDDVSSMAFGLVGHGSECYGFDDEFSRDHDWGARLCLWLPARTPEEKIHAMEKLYRSLEGPFGGFGAVQRFDPAVGRDGVMTVPFFFEHLIGRVSPPETIKEWMAMREEGLSLATNGDVFFDGAGEIGALRESLNHYYPRDLWLKKIASRCFAFSQYGQYNLPRALLRSDMPLLQYTRASALEEAAALYFLLRRRYRPYYKWLFHALSQEGTEGKLLARYINMAAALSDPGTLKESIEAIARFMVAQLEERGFSFACGAFLQEYGFRITEMIETPWLRSGAQIIE, via the coding sequence ATGAAGGGGCTTGCCCTTTCAAAACTTTTTTATCACGATCGGGTTTTGCCCTCATTCCGGGAACATTTCCCCGATGATGTTTCCTCCATGGCCTTTGGATTGGTTGGGCATGGATCCGAATGTTACGGTTTTGACGACGAGTTCTCCCGCGATCACGATTGGGGTGCGCGTCTCTGCCTTTGGCTTCCCGCACGAACTCCAGAGGAGAAAATCCATGCTATGGAAAAGCTCTATCGCAGTCTTGAGGGGCCTTTCGGTGGTTTTGGGGCGGTGCAGCGTTTTGATCCCGCTGTGGGCAGGGATGGTGTCATGACTGTGCCCTTCTTTTTTGAACACCTGATAGGCAGGGTGTCCCCTCCGGAAACGATCAAGGAGTGGATGGCAATGCGGGAAGAAGGGCTCTCTCTTGCCACCAATGGTGATGTTTTCTTCGATGGTGCAGGAGAAATAGGTGCTCTTCGGGAGAGTCTGAACCATTATTATCCCAGGGATCTATGGTTGAAAAAGATCGCTTCCCGCTGTTTTGCCTTTAGCCAGTACGGGCAATACAATCTGCCAAGGGCACTCCTTCGGTCCGATATGCCATTGCTCCAATATACACGGGCCTCTGCGCTTGAGGAGGCCGCCGCCCTCTATTTTTTACTTCGTCGTCGTTACCGGCCCTACTATAAATGGCTCTTCCATGCACTTTCCCAGGAAGGGACGGAAGGGAAGCTTCTTGCACGGTATATTAACATGGCCGCCGCGCTTTCCGATCCGGGAACGCTCAAGGAGTCTATCGAGGCCATCGCCCGATTCATGGTTGCCCAATTGGAGGAGCGGGGATTTTCTTTTGCCTGCGGAGCCTTTTTACAGGAGTACGGTTTTCGCATAACCGAAATGATTGAAACCCCCTGGTTACGGAGCGGGGCGCAGATCATTGAGTAA
- a CDS encoding DUF4405 domain-containing protein, with product MNKKALLIINPILFLSLLVQGISGIFMKFGLFYSLMYGIHSITGFIFLGIVTLHIVFNWNWIKANLRKKPKRADQHA from the coding sequence ATGAACAAAAAAGCGCTTCTTATTATCAATCCGATTCTTTTCCTTTCTCTACTTGTTCAGGGGATCTCCGGGATTTTCATGAAATTCGGGCTGTTTTATTCACTGATGTATGGAATCCACTCTATCACCGGATTCATTTTTCTTGGCATAGTTACCTTGCACATCGTGTTTAACTGGAATTGGATAAAAGCCAATCTTCGCAAGAAGCCCAAACGAGCAGACCAACACGCATAA
- a CDS encoding rhamnulokinase — translation MSGKEIHCVGFDCGNSSIRTVLGHFDGTNIEVEVIQQVPNGTVRVEGYDYWDILHIFSQMQQGLKQAVAAAGGTVASAAISTWGIDFGLFGPSGQLLGNPLCYRNELGALGLGTLGEESRKKMFEQSGIQNHPMNSVYQLVGIRDHLPEYYRLAEKMMLTPDLLNFLFTGSFNTETSIASTTQLMNMRSGRFDDSLFDIAGIKKGIMPPVVGHGTVRGMLRQDIADYLDIAPLPFVAVPSHDTAAAVVTVPSLEGPFAFISSGTWSLIGTELSTPLINDEVYNCELANEGGACGTITLLKNSAGMHILQNVKNELEMRENRRFAWDEVVDLSLKAAAFLGDEKIPLFDPNHPSLYNPDSMIQALQVLTGEKKLDNILAGIYASLACNYGATICDIEKITGTEYPVIHIIGGGCRNDHLNQMTADISGKPVVAGPVEATSLGTIAVQLMHHVPGLGLTDIRKIVSDSVQPLHFEPKEGRDRLYQRYERLLNP, via the coding sequence ATGAGCGGAAAAGAGATACATTGCGTCGGATTTGATTGCGGAAACTCATCAATCAGAACGGTACTGGGACACTTCGACGGCACGAATATTGAAGTAGAGGTTATTCAGCAGGTTCCCAACGGAACGGTTCGAGTCGAGGGGTACGATTACTGGGATATCCTGCATATTTTTTCTCAAATGCAGCAAGGCCTGAAACAGGCGGTTGCCGCTGCCGGCGGTACGGTGGCTTCTGCTGCCATCTCAACCTGGGGGATAGATTTCGGGCTTTTCGGCCCTTCCGGCCAGCTTCTTGGTAATCCCCTCTGCTATCGCAACGAACTGGGGGCTCTGGGGCTTGGGACCCTCGGCGAAGAGAGCAGAAAAAAGATGTTCGAACAGAGCGGAATTCAAAATCATCCCATGAATTCCGTTTATCAGCTTGTGGGGATTCGGGACCATCTTCCCGAATATTACCGCCTTGCAGAAAAAATGATGTTGACCCCCGATCTCCTTAACTTTCTTTTTACAGGGAGCTTTAATACCGAAACATCCATCGCCTCGACCACTCAATTGATGAATATGCGTTCGGGTAGGTTTGACGACAGCCTGTTCGATATTGCGGGGATCAAAAAGGGGATCATGCCCCCTGTTGTCGGCCATGGTACGGTGCGCGGCATGCTCCGCCAGGACATTGCCGACTATTTGGATATTGCTCCGCTGCCCTTTGTCGCTGTTCCCAGCCATGACACGGCTGCTGCGGTGGTAACGGTGCCCTCTCTTGAAGGGCCCTTTGCCTTTATCAGTTCGGGTACCTGGTCTCTCATCGGTACCGAGCTTTCTACACCTTTGATCAACGACGAGGTCTATAACTGCGAATTGGCCAACGAGGGGGGAGCTTGTGGCACGATTACTCTCCTCAAGAATTCCGCAGGAATGCACATCCTTCAGAATGTTAAAAACGAGCTTGAGATGCGGGAAAATCGTCGTTTCGCTTGGGATGAGGTTGTGGATCTTTCTCTGAAGGCCGCTGCTTTTCTCGGAGACGAAAAGATCCCGCTTTTCGATCCCAACCATCCTTCTCTGTATAATCCCGACAGCATGATTCAGGCCCTCCAGGTACTTACCGGTGAAAAGAAACTCGATAACATTTTGGCTGGAATTTATGCATCCCTTGCCTGTAACTACGGAGCTACCATTTGCGACATTGAGAAAATAACCGGTACCGAATATCCTGTTATTCATATCATCGGCGGGGGTTGCAGAAATGATCATCTGAACCAAATGACGGCCGATATTTCCGGTAAACCGGTGGTTGCCGGCCCTGTTGAGGCAACTTCTCTTGGGACTATTGCTGTACAGCTCATGCACCATGTACCGGGACTTGGACTTACGGATATCCGCAAGATCGTTTCCGATTCGGTACAGCCTCTGCACTTCGAACCAAAGGAAGGTAGGGATAGACTCTACCAGCGCTACGAAAGGCTTTTAAACCCCTGA